The genomic DNA TAATACCCATAGCCAAAATAACAAACCTCCAAAACCACCCCAAAGTACAATAATGAAAAAAATTAGTAAGTATGCATTCAGACACTACTAAATAAAAAAAAAAGAAAAATTAATTTAAAAAGAGATTTAATTTATTTTTATTACTTATTCTATCATAGGGTCATGACTATTATCCAATTCACTACTTTCCAAAAGATTTATAATTAATCCCATATCTTTAAGAATTTGGGATACACATTCATCGAAACTATTTTTAATAGTATAATATTTAATTTCATCTAAAAGACGACTACCATAATAGCCATCAATGTTATATCCATTTGGAGTAATAATTTCTAATAATCTTTTAAATTCTTCACCTATAACTAAATAAATTATAGACATGCTTACGATGGACTCCTTCATTTCCTGTTTATTTTCTTCTGTTGTTGTTATTAAATTATTTTTTTCACCATAATCCAAAAAATGATCAGCAATATGATTATGTTGTTCATAAATCAGTTTACATAATGCTCCAACTAATTTTACTTCAAAATTCTTATTTTTACCAGCATTTATTATTTCTTCCATTTTATTAATATCTAAATAAAATCCCATATATGTAAATTTGTAATGTTTATTAAACTGAAAATTATTATTAGGAGATAAAATTTGTTTTAAATACGCTGATAATTCTTTAGAAATCTCAATTTCTAAATCACTATTAAGACTGATATTACTTTCAACAATACTAGACACATCATTTTTTAAAATATTTTTATTCTTATTAACATTCATATTTATGTCCTCCTTAGACAACAATTTATAAATATAATAAAAAAATAAAATATTAATTGCAGATTGAAGATTATTGACTAGTAAATTTTTATTAGCCAATAACTTCTATTAATATTACTTTTTTTACATATTTTAATACTTGTTTATCTTTTTAAGAATTCTTTAGCTATTATAAAATTAAAAATTTATAATAACATATATACTTGATTTTCATCGTTATATAAATGTTTTGCATGTTTTTAAGAGTTTATTTTTTAAACAAAAATTATATAATTCTTATTTAAATTAAACAATGTAGTAAAATAGAATAAATTGAAGATATTGCAATATATTGCTACATAACAATGTTATGTTTACATTATTAGTTAACAATCATATCACTTGTGGATGAGTAGTGAAAATTCTAAAAATGAACGATTATATAAAAAAGTTTAAAAAATGAATTAAATAACAAATCAGCTAAGAATAATTATACATTAATAAATTCAAAAAAATTATATAAAAATGTTATACTCCGCCTTGAAAAACAAATAATTTAAAACATTAAGTTTAAAAAAATTTTATATATTAAAAAATTGAGCATTATTTAGCTAAACTTTATTTAATATATCTTCTATTTTATTTTCATTAATTCCTTGCTGATTTAATAAATTTCTCAATTTATCATGCTTTAGTTTTTCATAGCTTAACTCATCTTCTAAATCTAAGTATTCTTTAGACTTAATATCATTTATTTTAGTCTTATTAATGCTTAAATGAGGTATTAGTTGACAATAAAATTCTTTCATTACGCTTTTTCTTATTTCCTCATATGCTATTTCTAATCTTGTAACTGCATGACCTGATAAAACTTTAGATTTCTTATAATCACTAGTATAATGTTTTACTGTTGAAATAAAGAATTTCCTCAATGCATGCGCATGAAAGAATCTTTTGCCTTCATCATTTCGGTAGAACCATCTATCATTAATCTCACTAAATAACCAAATTACACCATGTTGAGTTAAAGCTTTTTTATACTGAGACATGAATAAAGGTTGGTCTTCTTTTATATTATCTCTGGTTTTTAGGTAGTTTATTATGTATTCGGTTGCTTCTGGTGTGTTGAATGTCATGCAGATATTATTAGTTTTTTTAGTTTTAATAGGTACAAAATCCCAACAAGGAATAACATTCTTATACTTTCCATCTAACAAATCCTCTATACTATCTCCGTTATGATAGTCAATAGTAGCATTAGTAAAATCGGAAATCTTAAAGTTTCTCATATCGCTACTTCTTACTCCTGATGAAGCCATTAGTAATAATATAGCTTTATTCCTTACTGAAGTATTATCAACAGCCAACCTAATATCTTCGAGGTTTGGAATGTCTCCCTCCCTGATAATCTTAGGAGGAATATTAATTTCAATCGGCCGAGGCAGGGTTATATTATATTCACGATAAAAAGCTCTTATACAACTTAATTTATAATTAATAGTAGAATCAATAATATTCTTTTTTAATAAGGATTCATAATAATTATAAAGATAAGAAGTAATTTTTCTATCATCAATATCTCTTATACGAGGCACACCATTAATTAAGTATGGTTGTTCTTCTTCTTTAGCTTCAACAATAAGTTCTGATGGTGTTTTACCAGTAATCTCATACATTTCAGTTAAAGTCTTTATATAATGATGTTCCCTAGACTCAGACAAGTTTTTTCTCAAAAACATCTGCTTAAGTTTAATATCACTCGAAATCATAATATTATATTCATTCTACTCGTATAAAAACTTACGGAAAGGCTTTAAATAATAAAAAAACTTAAGAGTAACCCCCAATATAACAAAGAAAATAACATTAACAAATTACAAAATAAAAAAAATGAAGAAAGAATAATATATTGAAAATCATTACAAAAATTAATTATTATTTCGTTATAGATAACTATAAGGACATAATTTAATAAATAATTAATAAGATATTGATAGGATGAATTAAAATGGTGACAATAATTAAAGATTTAAAGATAGAAAACAATTCTTATTCTACTATTGCCGAAAGTGGTAATGATTTTTTAAATGATTTATCAAGAATAAATGTTTTTATTGGGGAAAACAACTGTGGTAAAAGTCGTTTTATGAGATCTTTATTTTTAAATGGTGAAAATCCTGAAATTAATTTTAAAACTACCGAAGAAGCATATGAAAAATATATTCCCAATATAGAAAATTTTATAAATGAACTTGAAGAGTATTTGAAAAAATACACAGAAAAATATTCTAATTATATACCTTCAATTGAAACAATATTAACAGAATTACAGGGAAAATTATCCGATGAATTTCCAAAAAAGGAGATAATTCATTTATTAAATAAGTTAATGGAAATATTAAACAATTATAATATTAACCAACAAGCAGGACATTATGAAATTAATCATAGTAATAGATCAAGTGAATGGGGAGATGTTTTTGAAAATACGGTTTTTAAGGAAATAACTGATATTATAAACAAGCATAAACTCAAAATTGAAATATTTAAATCCAATGAATTCTTTAATTTTCAAAAAATATATATTCCTATTCTAAGAGGATTGAGACCATTATCTGAAGAAGATATTTACCAAGAAAGAACCATAGAGGATTATTTTAATATAGGCACTATAAGAGAAAATGGAAAATTAACAATATTTACTGGATTAGAATCATATGATTTATTAAAAAGTTATGCGCATGGTGATTTTAATGAAAGAAACCTTATTGAAAAGTATCAGGCATATTTATCTGAAAATTTTTTTGATGGAGAAGAAGTTTACTTAATACCTAAAGAAAAGGATAAAAATATTATATCTATAAAAATTGGAAACGAGTTTGAAAGACCAATTTATGAGTTAGGTGATGGGTTACAATCAATAATTAATATAACTTTTCCGTTGTTTCTAAATTTAAAAGAAATTGAAGAAACAGATAATGTTTTAGTCTTTATTGAGGAACCAGAAATTCACTTACATCCTGCTCTTCAGAAAAAATTAATAAAAACTTTTGAAGATGATATTTTTAATAATTTTCAGTTCTTTTTAACTACACACTCTAACCACTTTTTAGACAATACACTAACTAATAATAATGTATCTGTTTTTTCATTTCGGAAAAAAATAACAGGCTCTGGAAATGAAGAAATACCTAATTTTTCAATAGAAAAATTTTCATTTGATAACTATTCCATTTTAGATGAATTAGGAGTGAAACCTTCTTCAGTACTTATGTCTAACTGTAATATTTTCGTTGAAGGTAACATTGATGTTAGTTACTATAATCATTATTTAAAAATTCATTTAAAAGAATTAGAAAAAAAAGATACTATTGAAGAAGGTTATAATTATAATTTCACTATCTGTGGCGGAAGTGAAATGAAACATGTAGCTAACAAACTAAATGAAAGAGAAAAAAGTAGATCTCTATTTATTATCGATAGAGATGATAATGATAACTCCCTTGAAGAAGTTTTAAAAGAAAATGAGTGTGAATATCATATATTACAATCCCGAGAAGTTGAAAATTTGTTAAAGAAAGATGTTCTTATTAATGCTTTAAAGGATTTTGATCAAATAAAGAATAATAATATTCAAATAAATGAAAACTTTAGTGAAAAAGATTATCAAGACAATGAATTTTATGAATTCATTAAAGAAGATATCTTAAATAATGCTCCTGAATTTGTATATAAAAAGAAAAATGTGAAAAAATATCTTTTAAGAAAGTCACTTCCTCTTATAAATACCAAAGAAGATTTATCTAAAGAAGCTCAAAGCATAAATGAACTCATTTGTAACTTTATTTCAAAAAATAATGATTGAAATAATCTTAAAATAATTTATAATCCACAATCATAACCTAATCTTAAGATCAGGGGTTTTAAATCTCTTCAAGCCCGTTTTTTGATAATTGATATTATATGGCTATTTTTCGAATAAAAGATTAATAATTATTAATTTTATATATTTTAAATATCTAAAAAGAAAAACCTATTTATAATAAAACAATAATTAAAAAATTAAGTATATTGAAAAAAACTTATAAAAATTAATAATTAAATATAAAACCGTTTTAAAACGATTAAAACTAAAATTAAATAACATAAGATGTCCTAATCCGTAGATCGAGGGTTCAAATCCCTCCCGGCCCGTTAACCACTTTTTGTTTTTAAAAATACTATTTTTACATAATATACAATATAAGGGCTTGTGGCCTAGTTTGGATAAGGCGAACGACTCCTAATCGTTAGAGCGCGAGTTCAAATCTCGCCAAGTCCGTTAACTATAATTTAACATGAAAAGATATAGATTAAACACTTAATAAAATACTAATTTTTAGAATACTTCAATTATTCTCATAAAAGCTATTAATAAAAATACTAGTTTTCGAGATATCTATTAATTTAAACTAATGAAACTATAAGAACAAGTTATTTAGGGTCCTAGATTTTTGGGAAAAATTGAAGTAATATATGGTCCTATTTAACATGAGTGAAGTTCGCTGCATATTTGTCCTATAAAAGTACAAATTTTATGGTGTTTTTGAGTGAAAATTCTAAAATTTAAAGCTTTGATTTTAATAATAAAGAAAATCCACATACCTCAAAATTGGGTGAAAAGTGACATTATGGAAAATACTTTAAACTAATATTCAATAATTTTACTAAATACAAATGAATTTTAAGCCAAATTTCATTTGTACTTTTAGAAACTCATCACCGTCCTAGCTTAAAACATATCAAATAACCATTATACATTCTTCATTTTTTCATAAAAATCTAGGGCCCTAATTATTTTTATATCCTATATAAATTTTTCATATTATTATGAAAACTAATAATTAACCTCTTCAATCATGAAATACATATATAATCTCTATTATTAAACAAATAATGGTGTTAATAAATAAACTACTGCTAAAAAAAGAATTATCCCAATTATTACCCCAATTAACTTGTTAAATGTTTTAGTTTGGATAATATAATCA from Methanobrevibacter arboriphilus JCM 13429 = DSM 1125 includes the following:
- a CDS encoding tyrosine-type recombinase/integrase; translated protein: MISSDIKLKQMFLRKNLSESREHHYIKTLTEMYEITGKTPSELIVEAKEEEQPYLINGVPRIRDIDDRKITSYLYNYYESLLKKNIIDSTINYKLSCIRAFYREYNITLPRPIEINIPPKIIREGDIPNLEDIRLAVDNTSVRNKAILLLMASSGVRSSDMRNFKISDFTNATIDYHNGDSIEDLLDGKYKNVIPCWDFVPIKTKKTNNICMTFNTPEATEYIINYLKTRDNIKEDQPLFMSQYKKALTQHGVIWLFSEINDRWFYRNDEGKRFFHAHALRKFFISTVKHYTSDYKKSKVLSGHAVTRLEIAYEEIRKSVMKEFYCQLIPHLSINKTKINDIKSKEYLDLEDELSYEKLKHDKLRNLLNQQGINENKIEDILNKV
- a CDS encoding AAA family ATPase codes for the protein MVTIIKDLKIENNSYSTIAESGNDFLNDLSRINVFIGENNCGKSRFMRSLFLNGENPEINFKTTEEAYEKYIPNIENFINELEEYLKKYTEKYSNYIPSIETILTELQGKLSDEFPKKEIIHLLNKLMEILNNYNINQQAGHYEINHSNRSSEWGDVFENTVFKEITDIINKHKLKIEIFKSNEFFNFQKIYIPILRGLRPLSEEDIYQERTIEDYFNIGTIRENGKLTIFTGLESYDLLKSYAHGDFNERNLIEKYQAYLSENFFDGEEVYLIPKEKDKNIISIKIGNEFERPIYELGDGLQSIINITFPLFLNLKEIEETDNVLVFIEEPEIHLHPALQKKLIKTFEDDIFNNFQFFLTTHSNHFLDNTLTNNNVSVFSFRKKITGSGNEEIPNFSIEKFSFDNYSILDELGVKPSSVLMSNCNIFVEGNIDVSYYNHYLKIHLKELEKKDTIEEGYNYNFTICGGSEMKHVANKLNEREKSRSLFIIDRDDNDNSLEEVLKENECEYHILQSREVENLLKKDVLINALKDFDQIKNNNIQINENFSEKDYQDNEFYEFIKEDILNNAPEFVYKKKNVKKYLLRKSLPLINTKEDLSKEAQSINELICNFISKNND